In one Oryza glaberrima chromosome 2, OglaRS2, whole genome shotgun sequence genomic region, the following are encoded:
- the LOC127761409 gene encoding 26S proteasome non-ATPase regulatory subunit 2 homolog A-like encodes MAPPENPNGAGPAAPSDPTQPQPQPPAKSKGKKKDEKKDDDLSEEDLALKEQLELYVVRAQDADPGVQKLALESMRQEIRSATSSMTSVPKPLKFLRPHYGTLKSYFETMPESSDLKRYMADILSVLALTMSAEGERESLKYRLLGSEGDIGSWGHEYVRNLAGEIAQEFQKRQDDDMPIDALMELVQQIVSFHMKHNAEPEAVDLLMEVEDLDLLVEHVDSTNYKRTCLYLTSSSKYLPAPDDMLALDIAYTIYMKFEDLTSALRIALLLDNKSMQYVKQVYTATEDLQLKKQFSFIIARHGLAMEIDDEIAADDNDKEGLQEIVNNSKLSEGYLTLARDIEVMEAKSPEDIYKVHLIDGRGASSSLDSARQNLAATFVNAFVNAGFGQDKLMTAPSDSSSSGASGNWLFKNKEHGKASAAASLGMILLWDTDSGLAQLDKYLHSNDAHVVAGALLGIGIVTCGVKNDCDPALAILMEYINKDDTNIRIGAILGLGIAYAGSQKEELKSYLSTVLGDSEKSTLEVLIFSAIALGLVFVGSCNEEIAQSIIFALMERSEAELAEPIIRLLPVALGLLYLGKQESVEATAEVSKTFDEKIRKYCDVTLMSLAYAGTGNVLKVQKLLGICSQHLEKGETHQGPAVLGIALIAMAEELGAEMAVRSLERLLQYGEQNIRRAVPLALGILCISNPKVNVMDTLSRLSHDADADVSMAAIISLGLIGAGTNNARIAGMLRNLSSYYYKEAAHLFCVRIAQGLVHLGKGLLTLSPYHSDRFLLSPMALGGLVTVLHACLDMKSTILGKYHYILYIIVLAMQPRMLLTVDEDLKPLSVPVRVGQAVDVVGQAGRPKTITGFQTHSTPVLLAAGERAELATEKYIPLTSVLEGFVILKKNPEYNEE; translated from the exons ATGGCGCCGCCCGAGAACCCCAACGGCGCGGGCCCCGCGGCGCCGTCCGACCCcacgcagccgcagccgcagccgccggccaagtccaaggggaagaagaaggacgaGAAGAAGGATGACGATCTG TCGGAGGAGGATTTGGCGCTCAAGGAGCAGCTCGAGCTCTACGTGGTTCGGGCGCAGGACGCGGATCCCGGCGTGCAGAAGCTCGCGCTTGAGAGTATGAG GCAGGAGATTCGTTCCGCCACAAGCTCAATGACATCTGTACCAAAGCCACTGAAATTCCTCCGGCCACACTATGGAACACTCAAGTCTTACTTTGAAACCATGCCAGAATCTTCTGATTTGAAG AGGTACATGGCCGACATTTTGTCAGTGTTAGCTTTGACAATGTCCGCTGAAGGAGAAAGA GAAAGCCTTAAGTACCGTTTGTTGGGCTCTGAAGGTGATATCGGTTCATGGGGTCATGAATACGTAAG AAATTTGGCAGGCGAAATTGCACAAGAATTCCAAAAGCGTCAG GATGATGACATGCCAATTGATGCTCTTATGGAACTAGTGCAGCAAATTGTTTCATTCCATATGAAG CATAATGCTGAACCTGAAGCAGTTGATCTTCTGATGGAG GTGGAAGATCTTGATTTGCTAGTTGAGCATGTTGACTCTACGAACTACAAAAGAACTTGCTTGTACCTTACAAGTTCATCGAA ATACCTCCCTGCTCCTGATGACATGTTGGCGCTTGACATTGCTTATACCATTTACATGAAGTTTGAAGACCTTACAAGTGCTTTGCGGATTGCTCTGCTCCTTGACAACAAG TCAATGCAGTATGTGAAGCAGGTCTACACCGCAACTGAGGATCTTCAGCTCAAAAAGCAGTTCTCATTCATCATTGCACGCCAT GGTTTGGCCATGGAGATTGACGACGAGATAGCTGCCGATGACAATGATAAGGAGGGTTTGCAAGAAATCGTTAATAATAGTAAGCTGAGTGAGGGGTACCTCACCCTTGCTCGAGATATCGAAGTGATGGAAGCAAAATCTCCAGAGGATATATATAAG GTCCATTTAATTGATGGGCGTGGTGCCAGCTCCAGTCTTGATTCTGCAAGACAAAATTTAGCTGCAACATTTGTAAATGCATTCGTAAATGCTGGATTTGGTCAG GATAAGTTGATGACTGCTCCATCTGATTCTTCCAGTAGCGGAGCTTCTGGAAACTGGTTATTCAAGAACAAGGAACATGGGAAAGCCAGCGCAGCAGCTAGCCTG ggAATGATTCTCTTGTGGGATACTGATTCTGGACTTGCTCAGCTTGACAAGTACTTACATAGTAATGATGCTCATGTTGTTGCTGGAGCTTTGCTAGGTATTGGTATTGTCACATGTGGTGTGAAGAATGATTGTGATCCA GCACTTGCTATTCTCATGGAGTACATTAACAAGGATGACACAAACATTCGGATTGGGGCAATCTTGGGTCTTGGTATTGCATATGCCGGTTCTCAGAAAGAGGAG CTTAAATCTTATCTATCAACTGTGTTGGGGGACTCTGAGAAATCAACTCTTGAGGTCCTGATATTCTCCGCCATCGCTCTGGGATTGGTGTTTGTTGGTTCTTGCAATGAAGAGATTGCTCAGTCTATCATATTTGCCTTGATGGAGCGCAGTGAGGCTGAGCTGGCAGAACCCATTATACGCCTGCTTCCTGTTGCGCTTGGTCTTCTGTATCTTGGAAAGCAG GAGAGTGTAGAGGCTACGGCAGAAGTTTCTAAAACATTTGATGAGAAGATAAGAAAGTACTGTGATGTAACACTTATGTCACTAGCATATGCTGGAACAGGAAATGTGCTCAAG GTTCAAAAGCTCCTTGGGATTTGCTCACAGCATCTTGAGAAAGGTGAAACCCACCAGGGGCCAGCTGTCCTAGGAATTGCGCTTATTGCAATGGCTGAAGAATTAGGAGCTGAGATGGCTGTACGGTCACTTGAGCGTCTTTTACAGTATGGCGAGCAGAATATTAGACGGGCAGTTCCTCTTGCTCTTGGCATACTCTGCATATCTAATCCGAAG GTAAATGTTATGGACACGCTTAGCAGACTGAGTCATGATGCGGATGCTGATGTGTCAATG GCTGCAATCATTTCATTGGGTTTGATTGGTGCTGGTACAAACAATGCTAGAATAGCTGGTATGCTTCGCAATCTTTCAAGTTACTATTACAAAGAAGCTGCGCATCTGTTTTGT GTAAGAATTGCTCAAGGACTTGTTCACCTTGGGAAGGGTTTGTTGACTCTCTCTCCATACCATTCTGACCGGTTTCTACTTTCCCC AATGGCCCTTGGAGGCCTTGTTACTGTATTGCATGCTTGCCTCGATATGAAATCCACCATTCTAGGGAAATACCACTACATTCTTTACATTATCGTCTTGGCGATGCAG CCTAGAATGCTTTTAACGGTGGATGAGGATCTAAAGCCCCTATCTGTTCCAGTACGGGTTGGGCAAGCTGTTGATGTGGTTGGTCAGGCTGGAAGGCCCAAGACAATTACTGGTTTCCAAACACATTCGACACCCGTATTGCTTGCAGCAGGGGAACGAGCTGAATTAGCAACCGAAAA ATACATTCCGCTGACTTCGGTATTGGAGGGCTTTGTAATTCTGAAGAAGAACCCGGAATATAACGAGGAGTGA